One segment of Acidovorax sp. DW039 DNA contains the following:
- a CDS encoding Ig-like domain-containing protein — translation MKNMIRYIFLILAAVLAACGGGGGSAGSSPSGGTPTPIVQLELSDTDGKVVSSITAGKAYQVKATVRDSSNNLVANRKVTFEVSNTTIAVLQQNSALTDAAGVAIVQISAASFTASGAATLKATVELPSTSGGSVSVGTVSKDFAVAAAGLSLSPLVIANPNLQAGGNTVVSVSALVAGSPLVGTPVNVAFTVSCGRINGLDASGGGVSTQTDGAGKASVTYVSVNSDGSLCSGSVSITATSPGAAARTASVSIAPPVANAIVFVSATPNQIFVAGSGSAEQAVATFKVLAASGTPISGIPVSFSISENPGGVGLNASGSTSSVTATTDQAGLVSVSIFSGTIPGPVKVKASLVAAPTVFSETQNLTIASGPASQKFMSLSVSTFNIEGWGVDGVSTTLTARIADRQGNAVADGTVINFTAEGGQVANSCATTTTNKISSCSVEFRTQNPRTSGGRVSVMAYLAGTKDYDDLNGNNIFDSTDNLRQLGDAFRDDNENGLFDSGEFVVSRGGTLSCPGVGGAFASRENTCNIGLSTTVRQTAVILFSSSSPFVADQVASAGGINFALGSADNNLLPMPAGTIISATPLADGCTVADIAGSPVVNTPATPGNPGEDLKTRVSIGLKGCARGGVVNVKITSPGGLTTVIPFTLN, via the coding sequence ATGAAAAATATGATTAGATATATATTCTTGATATTGGCTGCTGTGCTTGCGGCATGTGGTGGGGGCGGTGGTAGTGCTGGTTCAAGTCCTTCAGGAGGTACGCCAACTCCAATTGTGCAACTCGAATTGAGTGATACTGATGGTAAAGTTGTAAGTAGCATTACGGCGGGTAAGGCGTACCAAGTAAAAGCGACGGTCCGTGATTCTTCCAATAATTTGGTGGCTAACCGGAAAGTAACATTTGAAGTATCTAACACGACTATTGCAGTACTGCAGCAAAACTCAGCTCTGACTGATGCTGCTGGTGTGGCTATTGTTCAGATAAGTGCTGCATCTTTCACCGCTTCCGGTGCAGCGACGCTGAAGGCTACAGTCGAATTGCCATCCACTTCAGGCGGATCTGTAAGCGTCGGAACTGTATCGAAGGATTTTGCTGTTGCTGCTGCTGGATTAAGTTTATCTCCTTTGGTGATTGCTAATCCAAACTTGCAGGCAGGTGGTAATACAGTTGTTTCAGTTAGTGCATTGGTAGCTGGTTCTCCGCTAGTCGGCACACCCGTTAATGTCGCTTTTACTGTTTCTTGCGGTCGCATAAATGGTCTAGACGCTTCAGGAGGCGGAGTTAGCACACAGACAGATGGTGCAGGTAAAGCATCAGTCACCTATGTTTCGGTCAACTCGGATGGTTCATTGTGTAGTGGTAGTGTGAGTATTACTGCCACCAGCCCAGGAGCTGCTGCACGCACCGCTTCTGTATCGATCGCTCCTCCGGTTGCTAACGCGATTGTTTTTGTCTCGGCGACGCCCAATCAAATTTTCGTAGCAGGCTCAGGCTCTGCAGAGCAGGCTGTTGCTACATTCAAGGTGCTTGCAGCATCGGGCACGCCGATATCGGGGATACCGGTTAGTTTCAGCATTTCAGAGAATCCAGGTGGGGTTGGTTTGAATGCATCTGGTTCTACATCGAGTGTTACTGCAACTACGGATCAGGCTGGGCTGGTTTCAGTGTCAATTTTTTCTGGAACCATTCCAGGGCCAGTCAAAGTTAAGGCCTCCCTTGTTGCGGCACCGACTGTTTTTTCGGAAACACAGAACCTGACTATTGCTTCTGGGCCCGCATCCCAAAAATTCATGAGCCTTTCAGTCAGCACGTTTAATATTGAGGGATGGGGTGTAGATGGTGTTTCTACAACCCTGACAGCGAGAATTGCTGATAGACAGGGAAATGCAGTTGCGGATGGAACTGTCATTAACTTTACTGCAGAAGGTGGACAGGTTGCAAATAGTTGTGCAACGACAACCACAAATAAAATATCGTCATGCTCAGTAGAGTTTCGCACGCAAAATCCCCGGACTTCCGGGGGGCGAGTATCTGTTATGGCTTATTTGGCTGGCACAAAAGATTACGATGATTTAAATGGAAATAATATTTTTGATTCGACGGATAATCTTCGCCAGCTAGGTGATGCTTTCCGTGACGACAACGAGAATGGTCTCTTTGATTCGGGGGAATTCGTTGTTTCGCGTGGTGGCACTCTCTCCTGCCCCGGCGTCGGAGGTGCGTTTGCCTCTAGAGAGAATACTTGTAATATTGGGCTCTCTACGACAGTGCGGCAGACGGCAGTAATATTATTCTCGTCGTCTTCCCCATTTGTTGCCGATCAGGTCGCAAGTGCCGGAGGTATTAATTTTGCTCTGGGTAGTGCTGATAATAATTTGTTGCCTATGCCTGCCGGTACGATTATTTCTGCGACTCCCTTGGCTGATGGGTGTACTGTGGCTGATATTGCTGGTTCTCCAGTGGTTAACACTCCGGCGACACCAGGTAATCCTGGTGAGGACTTGAAGACGCGTGTGTCGATTGGCCTCAAGGGATGTGCGAGAGGGGGGGTTGTAAATGTTAAAATCACAAGCCCCGGTGGTTTGACCACTGTTATTCCTTTTACTCTTAATTAA
- the aroB gene encoding 3-dehydroquinate synthase — MAPDLNINSIPCISVGLKDRGYPIYITQGFSIFEGLFGVVPFGGSAVVVTNSKISPLYAAALRDEISSRYSAVFDIVLPDGESYKNWESLNEVFDFLIQNHCDRSTVLYALGGGVIGDLTGFAASAYMRGIAFVQVPTTLLAQVDSSVGGKTAINHPKGKNMIGAFYQPKVVVCNVDALKTLPERELSAGLAEVIKYGPIFDMNFMSWLEGSIDLLVKKDSASLAYAIQRSCEIKAHVVEQDEKESGLRAILNFGHTFGHAIEAGMGYGTWLHGEGVAAGMVMAAELSARLGMVDANFVQRLKALIQRAGLPVQGPVLDAARNAERYLELMRLDKKSEGGEIRFILIDGPGKAVLRSVPDELVKEVINDCCA; from the coding sequence ATGGCTCCTGATTTGAATATTAATTCGATTCCATGTATATCTGTTGGTTTGAAGGATAGAGGTTATCCAATATATATAACGCAAGGTTTTTCTATTTTTGAGGGTCTTTTTGGAGTTGTTCCTTTTGGTGGTTCTGCTGTTGTTGTAACGAACTCTAAAATTTCACCGCTATATGCCGCGGCGTTGCGAGATGAAATATCTTCCCGTTATTCTGCTGTTTTTGATATTGTTTTGCCTGATGGAGAATCTTATAAAAATTGGGAGTCCTTAAATGAAGTTTTCGATTTTTTGATTCAGAATCATTGTGATCGCAGTACGGTGCTTTACGCGCTTGGTGGGGGAGTAATTGGAGATTTGACAGGTTTTGCAGCATCCGCATACATGCGTGGTATCGCCTTTGTCCAAGTTCCGACTACTTTGCTGGCTCAGGTAGATTCGTCGGTTGGGGGTAAAACTGCTATCAATCATCCCAAGGGGAAAAACATGATTGGGGCGTTTTATCAGCCTAAAGTGGTAGTTTGTAACGTAGATGCATTAAAGACTCTGCCAGAGAGAGAGTTGTCCGCAGGCCTAGCGGAGGTAATTAAATATGGACCCATATTCGATATGAATTTCATGTCGTGGTTAGAGGGCTCCATCGATTTGCTTGTAAAAAAAGATTCTGCGAGCTTGGCATATGCGATTCAACGCTCGTGTGAAATCAAAGCGCATGTAGTTGAGCAAGATGAAAAGGAAAGTGGTCTGCGTGCCATTTTGAATTTTGGTCATACCTTCGGGCATGCTATTGAAGCGGGAATGGGCTATGGCACTTGGCTGCATGGCGAGGGGGTCGCGGCAGGCATGGTGATGGCTGCCGAGTTGTCGGCTCGTTTGGGCATGGTGGATGCCAACTTTGTGCAGCGTTTAAAAGCTTTGATTCAAAGGGCCGGATTGCCAGTTCAAGGTCCTGTACTAGACGCTGCACGAAATGCAGAGCGTTATCTGGAGCTGATGCGCTTAGACAAAAAGTCGGAGGGCGGAGAGATACGCTTCATCCTCATAGATGGGCCGGGCAAAGCAGTTCTTCGCTCGGTACCGGATGAATTGGTCAAAGAAGTGATCAATGACTGCTGCGCCTAA
- a CDS encoding deoxyguanosinetriphosphate triphosphohydrolase has protein sequence MDQSHPTLASYACHPSATRGRKFAEADAPTRTDYQRDRDRIVHSTAFRRLVYKTQVFLNHEGDLFRTRLTHSLEVAQLGRSVARTLGLNEDLVEAISLAHDLGHTPFGHAGQDALNACTEQYGGFEHNLQSLRVVDFLEERYPTYDGLNLTFETREGILKHCSLANASKLEAVEPRGVGERFLLKRRPSLEAQLCNLADEIAYNAHDIDDGVRSGLLTMDQLQEVDLFDRFRRASLAEHPGLGSDDMRRRLLNESIRRMLSAQVYDLIDATRAVLDKYQPQSVAHVRELPPLVQFSAEMKQRSAELKSFLFRSLYRHPQVMETTGRAKQVIHELFGVYLEKPAEMKPAFGQRAARGDMELRARVVADFIAGMTDRYAIREHERLLHTKLMGV, from the coding sequence GTGGATCAAAGTCACCCCACGCTTGCCTCATACGCGTGTCATCCTTCTGCAACCCGCGGACGCAAGTTTGCGGAAGCTGACGCGCCGACCCGTACGGACTATCAGCGCGATCGGGATCGCATCGTGCATTCCACTGCGTTCCGACGACTGGTTTACAAGACCCAGGTTTTCCTGAATCACGAGGGCGACCTGTTCAGAACCAGACTTACGCATTCGTTGGAGGTCGCTCAGTTGGGGCGCTCAGTAGCTCGTACATTGGGCCTCAATGAGGACTTGGTGGAAGCAATTTCTCTGGCGCACGATCTGGGTCACACCCCGTTCGGTCATGCAGGCCAAGACGCACTCAATGCTTGTACGGAGCAATATGGGGGCTTTGAGCACAACCTCCAAAGTCTTCGGGTAGTAGATTTTTTGGAAGAGCGTTACCCCACTTATGACGGTTTGAATCTGACTTTCGAAACAAGGGAAGGAATTCTCAAGCATTGTTCGCTTGCCAATGCCTCCAAACTGGAAGCAGTGGAGCCCCGGGGAGTTGGAGAAAGATTTCTACTGAAACGCCGCCCCAGTCTGGAGGCGCAACTCTGTAATCTTGCAGATGAGATTGCGTACAACGCTCACGATATAGACGACGGGGTGCGATCCGGTTTGTTAACCATGGACCAGCTTCAAGAAGTGGATCTATTTGATCGGTTTCGTCGAGCCAGTCTGGCAGAGCACCCGGGGTTAGGAAGCGATGACATGCGCAGGCGGCTGTTGAATGAGTCCATCCGCCGCATGCTGAGTGCGCAGGTGTATGACCTTATTGATGCAACTCGCGCTGTATTGGACAAATATCAGCCGCAAAGCGTTGCACATGTCCGTGAGTTACCGCCATTGGTTCAATTCAGTGCAGAGATGAAGCAACGTTCTGCAGAGTTGAAGTCATTTTTGTTCCGATCGCTTTATCGGCACCCCCAGGTCATGGAAACCACCGGTCGGGCAAAACAGGTGATCCATGAGCTTTTTGGTGTTTATCTCGAAAAGCCCGCCGAAATGAAACCTGCGTTCGGGCAACGGGCTGCCCGTGGGGATATGGAGTTGCGCGCAAGGGTTGTTGCTGACTTCATCGCTGGCATGACCGATCGCTATGCAATACGCGAACACGAGCGCTTGCTTCACACGAAGTTGATGGGCGTGTAG
- a CDS encoding DUF1415 domain-containing protein, which translates to MSPDSTQLFEGSVVADTVQWLERAVIGLNLCPFAKSVHVKKQIHYVVSRAEGAEGLAEDLRQELLALSQMSPEVRDTTLLIAPRCMEDFFDFNDFTAVADDLVGKLDLDGVLQVAFFHPDFQFAGTSIEDVSNCSNRSPYPTLHLIREESIDRAVAAFPEADAIYERNIRLLEDMGMEGWRALDVGRHPPEATGAGDLDAKEASR; encoded by the coding sequence ATGTCTCCAGACTCTACGCAATTGTTCGAGGGCTCAGTGGTTGCAGACACCGTGCAATGGCTGGAGAGGGCCGTGATCGGCCTGAATTTGTGTCCCTTTGCCAAGAGTGTTCACGTCAAGAAGCAGATCCACTATGTAGTGAGTCGGGCTGAGGGTGCGGAAGGGTTGGCGGAGGATTTGCGCCAGGAATTGCTGGCTCTATCGCAAATGAGTCCAGAGGTTCGCGACACCACGCTTTTGATAGCCCCGCGGTGCATGGAGGACTTTTTCGACTTCAATGATTTCACCGCAGTTGCAGACGACTTGGTGGGGAAACTGGACCTTGATGGTGTGTTGCAGGTAGCCTTTTTTCATCCCGACTTCCAGTTTGCTGGAACGTCGATCGAGGATGTTTCCAACTGCTCCAACAGGTCACCCTATCCGACGTTACATCTGATCCGAGAGGAGAGCATTGACCGTGCGGTAGCCGCATTTCCTGAGGCCGATGCGATCTATGAGCGGAATATTCGGTTGCTGGAGGATATGGGTATGGAAGGATGGCGCGCCCTGGATGTAGGGCGGCATCCGCCAGAAGCGACCGGGGCGGGAGATCTGGACGCAAAAGAGGCATCGAGGTGA
- a CDS encoding SAM-dependent methyltransferase, which translates to MANQRSRNKQARHSVSQKEEAAKPSLLDELRPGQSVELLKELHILTREGRLNQDSRRKLKQVYHLFNFIEPLLKELSTDGHEVSLADHGAGKSYLGFILYDLFFQAFGRGRIYGIETRGELVDKSKALAQQLAFERMSFLNLSVADAMSAGDLPAQIDIVTALHACDTATDDAIAFGLQKKAKAMVLVPCCQAEMAACLRRDKAMQLSRTPLAELWRHPIHTRELGSQVTNVLRCLYLEASGYQVTVTELVGWEHSMKNELIIARYTGQRKRSAAERLGAILDEFGLRSAMGVRFGIPAESVSTHSAN; encoded by the coding sequence ATGGCGAATCAACGATCACGCAACAAACAAGCGCGTCATTCCGTCTCTCAAAAGGAAGAGGCGGCGAAGCCTTCGCTCCTTGATGAACTGCGCCCTGGGCAATCGGTCGAGTTGTTGAAAGAATTGCACATCCTGACCCGGGAGGGGCGCCTCAATCAGGACTCTCGCCGCAAGCTCAAGCAGGTATATCACCTCTTTAATTTCATCGAGCCTTTACTGAAAGAGCTGTCTACCGATGGGCATGAGGTATCGCTTGCAGATCACGGGGCTGGCAAGTCCTATCTGGGGTTCATTCTGTATGACCTGTTCTTCCAGGCATTTGGGCGAGGGCGGATTTACGGGATTGAGACCCGTGGGGAGCTGGTCGATAAGTCGAAGGCACTGGCCCAGCAGCTGGCATTTGAAAGAATGTCGTTCCTGAACTTGTCGGTTGCGGATGCAATGAGTGCTGGGGATCTGCCCGCACAGATCGATATCGTGACGGCATTGCATGCATGTGATACCGCGACCGATGACGCAATAGCCTTTGGCCTGCAAAAGAAAGCCAAAGCCATGGTGCTTGTACCCTGCTGCCAGGCTGAAATGGCGGCCTGTCTTCGTCGGGACAAGGCGATGCAGCTCTCGCGAACGCCGTTGGCAGAGTTGTGGCGTCACCCCATACATACCCGCGAACTTGGCAGTCAGGTGACCAATGTGCTTCGCTGCTTGTATCTGGAGGCCAGTGGCTACCAAGTGACGGTGACTGAGCTGGTTGGCTGGGAGCACAGCATGAAGAACGAACTCATCATTGCGCGTTACACGGGGCAGAGAAAGCGCAGCGCGGCAGAGCGCCTCGGCGCTATCCTGGATGAGTTCGGTTTGCGCTCGGCCATGGGTGTCAGGTTTGGTATCCCTGCTGAATCGGTCTCCACGCATTCTGCTAATTGA
- a CDS encoding transposase, which produces MARLPRLSLSGYPHHIIQRGNNRQPVFLNADDYSFFLSLLLDQSSRHKVKVHAYVLMPNHFHLLVTPDAAEGLSKMMQSVGRAYAQYFNKAYQRSGTLWEGRYRSTVLEAETYLLPCMVYMDLNPVRSGLVSIAQEYPWSSCAHWLGMRNERLLTSHACYWALGNTPFAREAAYGEMLQSGLDMQQQQAITDSALNGWALGSVQFKESLGQKTSRRVVRASPGRPKKTVNTTG; this is translated from the coding sequence ATGGCCCGCTTGCCACGCCTTTCGCTTTCCGGTTATCCGCATCACATCATCCAGCGTGGAAACAACCGTCAGCCTGTCTTTCTGAATGCTGACGACTATTCCTTTTTTCTCTCCCTGCTGCTTGATCAATCAAGTCGTCACAAGGTCAAGGTGCATGCCTATGTGCTGATGCCCAACCACTTTCATCTTTTGGTAACGCCGGATGCTGCAGAAGGCTTGTCCAAAATGATGCAGAGCGTGGGCAGAGCTTACGCGCAGTATTTCAACAAGGCCTATCAGCGGTCCGGCACCCTATGGGAAGGGCGCTATAGATCCACTGTGCTGGAGGCGGAGACCTATTTGCTGCCCTGCATGGTCTACATGGACTTGAATCCTGTGCGTTCGGGGCTTGTGTCTATCGCGCAGGAATATCCCTGGTCCAGCTGCGCGCACTGGCTTGGGATGCGGAATGAGCGATTGCTTACATCCCACGCGTGCTACTGGGCGCTGGGGAATACGCCTTTTGCGCGAGAAGCAGCTTACGGAGAAATGCTGCAGAGCGGATTGGATATGCAGCAACAGCAGGCAATCACCGATTCGGCGCTCAATGGTTGGGCGCTTGGCTCTGTTCAGTTCAAGGAATCCCTGGGGCAAAAAACATCCAGACGGGTTGTGCGCGCCTCGCCGGGCAGGCCAAAGAAGACTGTCAACACAACCGGCTGA